The following are encoded together in the Brassica napus cultivar Da-Ae chromosome A9, Da-Ae, whole genome shotgun sequence genome:
- the LOC125578085 gene encoding uncharacterized protein LOC125578085, whose amino-acid sequence MTDLILDMPRKWQLYDRVRGVALSKDRFQFIFKYERDLLDVLHRGPHTSNMWSIVLERWVERPPADYLKFLYVWVQMRNIPVNHYTPEAIHDLGKFAGEVVEVPFDPEKAQTKDYVRVLVKFDVSRPLRRAKKVTIPGGEEVNILYDYERLQKRCYTCQRLTHEQEVCPFGSLSTLKGVGRDREALGNSKIEVVPSMDINDPLFGLVPYKLMGIDNLSGKPKIAEEVLDNMRIYIRSADGSEKMAREERVKKSLKELEDDSLGQKTFLRLESPPILSNFLDKGKGVVFDFNAKDDRIQPSEKLMASAIKTGTRVLNSGKVLSQMERKEEPAESVQSVFIQEGSTGYSIGFNETSASGTTLKKTYKRRRPGTFTRKANGKGIAKGSTKPGKNVGEGMISETKRKADDDVEPSQSSARFKKPLVVPIEGPPNI is encoded by the coding sequence ATGACTGATCTCATTTTGGATATGCCTAGAAAATGGCAGTTATATGATAGAGTTAGAGGAGTAGCTCTATCCAAAGATAGATTTCAGTTCATTTTCAAATATGAAAGGGATCTGTTGGATGTATTACACCGTGGACCTCATACCAGTAATATGTGGTCTATAGTGCTCGAGAGATGGGTGGAGAGGCCTCCGGCAGACTATCTGAAGTTTCTATATGTATGGGTTCAGATGAGGAATATTCCAGTGAATCACTACACTCCGGAAGCCATACATGACTTAGGCAAGTTTGCAGGTGAGGTGGTGGAAGTTCCTTTCGATCCGGAGAAGGCTCAGACAAAGGATTATGTGCGGGTACTTGTGAAATTTGATGTATCAAGACCGCTGAGAAGAGCTAAGAAAGTGACGATTCCGGGCGGTGAAGAAGTTAATATTCTATATGATTATGAAAGGCTTCAAAAGAGATGTTATACTTGTCAAAGACTTACTCATGAACAAGAGGTGTGTCCTTTTGGTAGTCTGTCGACTCTCAAGGGTGTTGGAAGAGATCGTGAGGCGTTGGGAAACAGTAAGATTGAGGTGGTTCCATCGATGGATATCAATGATCCCTTATTCGGCTTAGTGCCTTATAAGCTCATGGGTATTGATAACCTTTCCGGAAAACCTAAGATAGCTGAAGAAGTCTTGGATAACATGAGGATCTATATCAGATCAGCTGATGGGTCAGAGAAAATGGCGAGGGAAGAACGAGTGAAGAAGTCTCTTAAGGAGTTGGAAGATGATTCCTTGGGTCAAAAAACTTTTTTGAGATTAGAGTCTCCTCCAATTTTATCAAACTTTCTCGATAAAGGGAAGGGAGTGGTCTTTGATTTCAATGCCAAAGATGATCGAATTCAACCCTCAGAAAAACTTATGGCTAGTGCTATTAAGACGGGAACTAGAGTGCTTAATTCAGGAAAAGTTCTCAGTCAGATGGAGCGCAAAGAGGAGCCTGCGGAGTCTGTTCAGTCGGTTTTTATTCAGGAGGGTTCAACGGGTTATAGTATTGGTTTCAATGAAACTAGTGCTTCCGGGACCACCCTGAAGAAGACATACAAAAGGAGACGCCCTGGCACTTTTACTAGAAAAGCTAATGGGAAAGGAATTGCGAAAGGATCAACCAAACCAGGGAAAAATGTGGGAGAAGGGATGATTTCAGAAACAAAGAGGAAGGCAGATGATGATGTCGAGCCATCTCAAAGCTCTGCAAGGTTTAAGAAACCATTGGTGGTCCCAATTGAGGGACCGCCCAATATCTGA